The genomic segment AGAACGGGCTCTGCGGGCTCAAAGTGCTCAGCCTGTCTCCCAGGTGAGGGGAGAGCAGTCCCCTCCACATCCCGCTGGCCAACAGAAGCACATTCCAGGTTAGTAGGAACAGCGTCTTTAATGGGCTCCGCCTCCCACGCCGGCTAAGCCACCCCCCTTGCCTGCAGCCTTGGCCTCTTCCACAGAGGGGTGCAGGGCGCAGGCAGGGTCCCTGCGAAGCAGGGCCAACGCCCCGAGCAGCGAAGCGGCGCCGTCTCCCGCACGGAGCTTTTGGCCACTCAGAAAATAGTGGGGCATCGTCCCGGCCTTGAGCACCCGGCCCAGCTCATCCAGCAGCCCGAGGCAGCAGGCGCCCGCATTCTCGGCTCGCGCCAGACAGGGCGCGGGCAGCCGCTCGCACGCCCAGTAGAGCAACGTCCACAGGAGGTAGTGCGCCGCGACCCTCGTCCTGGCCACCAGAGGGCGCGGTAGCGCCTGGGCCGTCGCGTGCGCTTGCAGCAAGGGAATGGGTATGCGCATCTTGAGCGCCAGCTCTTGGCGGGCGAAGCAGAGCTGCCAGCCGGAGGCGTCCGTCTGCTCTGtgacgccgccgccgccgccgggcaCCAGGTAGAAGGAAGACGACTCTGAGGCCAGCGGGCCGGCCCACGAGTGCCTCCGAGCCCTCTGGGGACATCCGGCCACGGACACCACGGGGATCAAGTCGAAAATCAGGAGGCGGCGCGGGGACCCGGGTGCAGCCAGGAGGATGGTGGTGAGCCCCGCGTGGCGGGCTGCGTGGACCAAGCGCGGGGCACCCGGAACCGGAAACGGGGACTCAACGACAGCAGCCAGCGAAACAAAGAACCAGGCAGCCACCTGGGCGGGGCACAATGTGGGCCATGCCTCCGGAGCCTCCAAGGGCTGTGGCACTGGGCTAACGTCGGTTGCTTTGGTGACGTCACCATTCGTTTTTTTCAGTGGTGAGGGAAAGTCAACATCGGTTACGTATTGTGGAGGCAACTCTGGCACTGAAACATTACTAGGTGAGTTTTCCAAAGACTCGTGTGTCTCAGGCTCAGT from the Delphinus delphis chromosome 19, mDelDel1.2, whole genome shotgun sequence genome contains:
- the LOC132415280 gene encoding transmembrane protein 102-like → MASAVWGSAPWWGPPPPAPARPLTDIDFCSGAQLQELTQLIQELGVQASWSEGPKPGPDLLQAKDFVFSLLGLVHRRDPRFPPQAELLLLRCGIREGSLDLGPVPLGPYARGPHYDAGFTLLVPVLSLDDTGQELQPDVGSCYTWLFLPEQVHGTSVRQAGQDCLGSPVPGGGDSIHPPRSKETPKDPQISVDQLHVTEPETHESLENSPSNVSVPELPPQYVTDVDFPSPLKKTNGDVTKATDVSPVPQPLEAPEAWPTLCPAQVAAWFFVSLAAVVESPFPVPGAPRLVHAARHAGLTTILLAAPGSPRRLLIFDLIPVVSVAGCPQRARRHSWAGPLASESSSFYLVPGGGGGVTEQTDASGWQLCFARQELALKMRIPIPLLQAHATAQALPRPLVARTRVAAHYLLWTLLYWACERLPAPCLARAENAGACCLGLLDELGRVLKAGTMPHYFLSGQKLRAGDGAASLLGALALLRRDPACALHPSVEEAKAAGKGGGLAGVGGGAH